The stretch of DNA GGTACAATGAATCAACAGCACTCACTGTCTGAAGTGTGACATAGAAGTGTGACAGTAGTTTCCCTCCTCAGGGAGAACAGCAGCTGTGCTTGATGTCATGACGGTTACATTGAAATGCAGCCAACATGGATCCAACGGGAAAAAAATCGTGTCACACAAAAATCTTAACCCAGTTCACTGTATACAATTCATCCCGATTATAAAAAAATCAAGCGACTGtcataaatacaaaaagaaaaagtattgtttaaaaaccAGACACTCATCACTATTACTTTACCACATTAGCAGACCTGTGTTTAGCTGTatttggctaaaaaaaaaactaattgaCACATAATAAGCCTGCAGATTGAAGGAAAATATTAGATCATTCTACAGGACTCATttcaatttaatatttttccacTGCTAAAGCTCATCACTTAAGCTTAAATCGATTTTTACGGACCACAACAGCTTTCTCTCTGAAGAAGTTAACTGCAAACTTTTTACTGCCGTATCAGAATCTGATAATTAAAAGATCACCTTTTTAAGACCCAGGCCACGGCTTGGTCATGCGTACAGaattgttttatgttattgCTTTGTCTTCCTCTCAGACGCTTGGGTTCTTCCTGAAGGATGCTGTAAAGAAGTTTGTTGTGACCCAGTGTATCCTGCTGCCTGTCACCTCACTGCTCCTGTACATCATCAAGATTGGTGGGGACTACTTTTTCATCTACGCGTGGCTCTTCACCCTGGCTGTCTCTCTGGTTTGTGCTGCAGCTATTAAACAATGAAGCAACTTGTAGAAAAGGCCTCTTTGTGTAATAAGGGAACATGTTATTTGTTTGGTAATTGGTGAATAACTCAAACGTAATAACATAGACTATATAAAagaagccaatgcagaagtgccataaacctgcattctttctaaatGCCAGCAGGGGGCAAATCCAGCAAGTCcaattgtatggaagtctataaGAAAATGACTCTACTTCTCTTATTTATTaccagtaaacactttcctaataTGTTTATTGTGTCAATCAATAGTTTCAACTCTTcctcaatacagcatgatgttcattttgtaaatgatcTCATTTAGAGTGAAgtagatgataaagcagggtattCTGGCTGGACTAACAAATCTGAGGCGTGAGAACAAAACTCGTGTATcccctctggctccaaaatcaagatggcgattttaaaaatgccaaactcgaggctttAAAACgccagtccacaaaccaatgggtgacgtcacagtgCCTCAtgttcttttatacagtctatatAAGTAATACATAGATCGTGCTGTAGTTACACATTGCAATTCATgtgtctcctcttctcctttgtTCTCAGGTGCTTGTAACAATCTATGCAGACTACATTGCTCCCTTATTTGACAAGTTCACTCCTTTGCCAGAAGGAGAGCTGAAGACAGATATTGAGGCCATGGCCAAGAGTATAAGCTTCCCCCTCACTAAGGTTTATGTAGTTGAAGGTAAAGTAATCCAACTTAAACCAGAGTGCTCACATATGGAGCCACGTGCCTGTTAAATCATCATATTATTGCACAATAAAGTTTATATGTTTTCCGTATTTCCAGGTTCCAAGCGCTCGTCACACAGCAACGCGTACTTCTACGGGTTCTTCAAAAACAAGCGCATTGTGCTATTCGACACTCTGCTGGAAGACTACTCGCCTCTCAACAAGGCTGGAGAGCCACAGCCTGAGCAGCCCGAGAGTGATGACGCATCCAGCGAATCAAAAGCCAAGCCCAAGGTCACATGACTattaagaaataaacacttaTAATTATAGGTTTGTCTTGATGACACTTGATAATTTTGTAAAACAGCAAGTGTCACATTCTGGAATTGAAATGGTATCAAGTGAAATGTATAATCAGAAATGACTCTCACATGTTTACCTTGCGGGGCAGAACAACCAGCCCAGGGGGTTAGAGGGCTTTTTTTGGCATCAATTGATTTTTCTATCACTAGCTACTTGTAGTGAGTGAGCAGAGAAGGCTGGAGGGTCTTGCTTCAACAGCACACATAACTTTTAATGTTTGAACTGGCTTGTTTGTCTTTCTGGGTAATccaacagtttttgttttctcatgaaTACTTTTACAGAACAAGAAACAAGGATGCAACAACCCAGAGATCCTTGCTGTCCTGGGTCATGAGCTTGGCCACTGGAAGCTCGGCCACACAGTCAAGAATATTGTCATCAGTCAGGTGACCTATTGTCTCCATTAAGACTCTTTCTCCTGAATGTCGGCTTGATTTAGTCTTTCCATGTTTGCACCAAAACAAtgcaaaaaagtttttcacaTGAGATTCAAGACACAAAGATGTAAATTATATGATATGCAGATAACATCTGGTGACTCTGATTTTTCTGCAGATGAACTCCTTCTTGTGCTTCTCCCTGTTTGCTGTTCTGATTGGACGTAAGGAGTTGTTTGTAGCTTTTGGCTTCGAAGACAGCCAACCCACATTGATAGGCTTGATGATTATCTTCCAGTTCATCTTCTCCCCATACAATGAGGTAAATGTGGGATTGATAAATATTGCCTCAATCCATTTTTGAGCTGTTGACCTTATTATGTTATTTCATCTCATCATTCTTTGCTGATATCTTGTCTTTGCAGctcctgtccttctgtctgACGGTCCTGAGTCGCAGGTTTGAGTTCCAGGCAGATGCCTTCGCGCGCAGCATGGGCAAAGCCTCCGAGCTCTATTCTGCCCTCATCAAGCTCAACAAGGACAACCTGGGCTTCCCTGTGGCTGACTGGTTGTTCTCCATGTGGCACTATTCCCACCCTCCCCTCCTGGAGCGCCTCAGAGCACTGGGCAGCATCAAGCAGGACTGACGGGGCTGGAAGGAGGAGCGGCGGTCGCTGCCTCCTCCAAAGGGCCTCCGCAGACCGCTCCTGGCCCTGTGAGGCACCCTGGTCTTTTTCTACCTGGCCcccctcctctcatcttttCAGTCATTCCTCTACTTGCCATGCCTTCTGTTTTGTTCCCTTTGGAAACTCTGTtttaaacaaaaccaaaacatatCAGCGCAAGCCagcctaaaagaaaaaaagcctgaaGTGAAATCTCCGCTCTCTCTCTAGCGACACTTAATGTGCACTTGCAGAGAGTGATAGTGATTCTGGGCAATGTGTGTTTAGCAAAAGCTTCTGTCAGAGCACAGGTCACATTTTGACCTCAAGATGTAGTTTTGaaagcattttatttctgtacagATGGATtctaactttattttgaaaagtaaaattaaCAGACAATTCACAAAGTTGTTCCAAAACctaaagttttacttgcaaaacagtttttctgttgTGATGTGTACATGACCAACCAATGGTTAAAGGCATAAGAGTATGTTTTTAAGCTTATAAGTTGGAGTTTTATTTAtggtggattaaaaaaaaaggacgtGTTTTTTGTGCTGACAGACAACTTCATGCATACTTGACAATGCTTTTTGCAGACTCACAGGCCAGAATTTGATTTGTCCCTCAAGTGTCACTGTTGCTTCTTCAGAAATATCTCCAGGCACACTCgacaatgtgaaaatgtttgtcaAGACATCGACTCAAATTCTCAGTTTTGTCAGAGGAACTATGTAGATGCTTTGTCACCTTGAAGAAATGTGAAGGTCTCTAATTATCTCAATTGGTGTTCAGATAATTGACACATGATGAACAGAGTAGTGCAGaaaatttcatttaaattttggTTAGACctgtggttttcatttttttacatgCATTGGGGGGGTTGAGgtctttgttttactttttcttccAACCACACCTGTACATATGTAACTTTAATGAGTAGAGTAACGGCGTATGATATGTATTGTGAAAAAATGTTGAATGTGGTTTGAAATTTTAAGTTGATAATGTGTTTCATAGTTTCTTCTCTTGGTTTTGGGCCGGAGTGAGCCCAGAGTTGCCTGGCAAGCAAAGTATTTAAACAGGGGACTTGAGAAAGGGCGTCTGCGAGGTTCCTTTCACCACAAAAGCCAGTGCTTGGTTTGTTCAGCGAGGTGACTGAATAATTTCTTTGCAGCATTGAATAAAATCCCTCAAAGAAGTCTTTATGGTTGATGGTGGTTTTATCTTTctatagtaataaaaaaataaaagtaagaagtaagtttgtgtttgtaatcATGATGGAGCATTTATCTATCCAGTACTTATTGTGACAACGTTCAGTAACACACCCTTATGAGTTTtagttgtgtatgtgtatgttttaaGGCTGTCAGTAGCCTACAGTAACCCTAACAGCAGTGGTTTGAAATTAAGTTTCATGACTCCATTGATGCTGtttaatatttgacttttcttgCAACACATGCTTaagatttacaaaaataaacctCTTCtagaatttatttttctttgtactACAGCTTAACGTGAAAATTCAATACACAAACTAGGAGAAAAAAGTGTAAACAAATGGAAGATAAATCGTCCATGACCTTTATTTAAACACTGTTTACGTTAACAGAAGATATAAATTATCTCCATATATAGttcacaaaaatgttaaaactaaaaaatgtaaAGTCCAATATGAGCGTACGGTCAGCAGTTTACGTAAAGAACGTAAAGAACGTATCACGTTATCCAGTGTTGAGACCATACCATTACGAAAACATGACGGTATTTTTATAACATATTTAATCACTTGGTCCgtatatgataaatatatacaaatgaCTATTTGATACGCACTGtgataatatataaatatgtatcgCTATTTCGCTACGTCTCTCATCAGACCAACGTGATGCTGGTGTCGTCACCCCTGTCTGGCTAATAATGGCGCCGTCCTGTGGTGTATTTTTGAGGACAAGGGCAAGTTCGcctgtcagtgttgttttcacaCGTGAGAGTCCAATATGGCGAGGTTTCTGAGGCCTAACATCAGGAGATTTGTCACCTCACAGCTGAGAATGTCTTCAGACCAGGTAAAATACGTCCTGGAAACACACCAAGTGATaatacacacactgctgtgtgtaaCCGATATACTGCTCTGTGggaatcattttaaatgaattagcATAAAAAGTGTGCTTTTATGACAAGTGGATAAACTGGTGTTGGTGATTATAGGTCAAAGGGACTTTTGAACAATGTCGAGATACATTTCAATCACATTTTTTCTGCGTCCATTACCAGGAGTTGCCAGTTTACCACTTTACTCAGAAAAATTCAGCTCTATGGATTTGCTTGTCCTCTGAGGTTTTTGTTGCATTGTTGTCACACAAACAGTTTCTGGTCTGTTCCAAATACCTCTATTACCTCTCCCCACTCCTTTGTGAAACAAGCAGAAAATTGACCTTCAGAGTAAAGTAGCAAGATAAcaaagtgtgagagagaaatgaacTTTGAAATCGTGTGACTCGAAGCTCCTGTCCCTTAAATAAATGCTTACAGAGCTAAACCCTAACACGGCTCTTGTATGTCTCTGTATGTATATACTAAACATTTACCCTGTGACTGTTCCCCTGTCCTGTATCAGCTGGGTGAGCTTGGTAAAGGTGCAGGAaaaggtggtggaggtggagggtcCATCAGAGAGGCAGGCGGAGCCATGGGGAAGAAGCAGGCCGCTGAGGAGGAGATGTATTTCAAGTATGCATTTCTTTCACACCAACCAAATGTTAACCTTACCATCGCGTTATTATTTGATAAGTCaccatttttcctttttattatgttttctcactctctcttgcTGTTGTCACCCATCTACGTGTAAGGCGTaaggagcaggagcagctggCTGCCCTGAAGCAGCACCACCAGGAGGAAATTGACCACCACAAAAAGGAGATTGAACGTCTGCAGCGTGAGATTGACCGCCACAAGGGAAAGATCAGGAAGCTGAAGCACGACGACTGAGCAAAACCTTACTAAAAAGAGTTCCAGTTGTCTCACGGTCCCAGCTAGTCACCTTATATTAATTACTCAGATTGCGGCATGCACTGTGTTACCCAGCCAGTCATGAATGTGTGGATGATTGTTCTATAAGTGCTTGAAAGTTATTAAAACAGTTcataaaatgatgaatgtttcCATGGCATGCTATAAACACAAGTCAACCCTTTCCAGTGTTTTGTAagtaggtttaaaaaaaagtggaaaaacca from Pempheris klunzingeri isolate RE-2024b chromosome 13, fPemKlu1.hap1, whole genome shotgun sequence encodes:
- the atp5if1b gene encoding ATPase inhibitor B, mitochondrial, yielding MARFLRPNIRRFVTSQLRMSSDQLGELGKGAGKGGGGGGSIREAGGAMGKKQAAEEEMYFKRKEQEQLAALKQHHQEEIDHHKKEIERLQREIDRHKGKIRKLKHDD
- the zmpste24 gene encoding CAAX prenyl protease 1 homolog yields the protein MVETIFDLPVEKQIFYAVLGFSWTVYLWEAYLSYRQRKIYRSTTHVPQELGKIMDSETFEKSRLYQLDKSNFSFWSGLYSETEGTLILLLGGIPFLWAVAGSVTTRFGFGSDYEITQSLVFLTLATLFSAFTGLPWSLYNTFVIEEKHGFNQQTLGFFLKDAVKKFVVTQCILLPVTSLLLYIIKIGGDYFFIYAWLFTLAVSLVLVTIYADYIAPLFDKFTPLPEGELKTDIEAMAKSISFPLTKVYVVEGSKRSSHSNAYFYGFFKNKRIVLFDTLLEDYSPLNKAGEPQPEQPESDDASSESKAKPKNKKQGCNNPEILAVLGHELGHWKLGHTVKNIVISQMNSFLCFSLFAVLIGRKELFVAFGFEDSQPTLIGLMIIFQFIFSPYNELLSFCLTVLSRRFEFQADAFARSMGKASELYSALIKLNKDNLGFPVADWLFSMWHYSHPPLLERLRALGSIKQD